The genomic region TTTCGTAGGTTTTCTATTCGATGCATTCCCCGCTTGTGTTGAACCGTGAAATATAAAATGCTTTTACTCCAGCCGTTTAAAACGTATACACGACCTCATCTCGTGTCGTGATTTGTGCAGTTCCATTCAAGAAACTCGCCCGGTTGGGCTGCGTCGTGTGAGTAACAAacaggtgggggggggggggggggggatgtagCTGCGAAATCGAGTGGGCGTCGAGTGCTGTTGCACCATATTGCGCGATTGAAGATCATATGGCCCTATTGACAATAGGGAGCGAGTGATGGGCTCACATCGGGCAGCAGAGCAACACTACTTTTGAGGCTTATCAGCGGATGTTGTTGACGCGGCCGTGAATGGCACACGGTGTGGCCAGCACGTGACGCAAACACCTCGATTCATAAGCAGATCAGATTACCAAGCTGTGaaagttattcaaattgaatgtTCGTGTCATACCTACAGAGCTGGGGTGCTGGCCGATGGCTGACAATGAGGGTCACGTCACACGTTTCCAAAGCCTATCGCATACGCTACACATTAATAGCGATTTGATTGGAGTTTGTGGCATTGGACGATGTCGGGATGAAACAGGTTAACAGCAGCAGCCGTGAGATTGACAATTGCATTGCCAAAGGACATCGGTAGATACAGTCTTGTGCAATTGATTTACATAATAGTCTGATGCCATCGATCGGTTTCTATACTCGTTCTTTATATGTATACGTGGCGAGACAGGAAATTGAAAATCGCTTTGGGAAATTGAGGTCACCACTTCgtgtcaattgtttttgtgTGCGGTCAGAGAACTATAACGATTCGCCCTTGTTGTATCGTCCCGTGTTTGGCTAATTTATTATGCACGTCAAAGGCATAAAGCGATAAGCCAATGGCCAGCTATAGTATAGACTACAGAAAGTGTTGTTCAATAATTGAAATTGATATGGCAGAGTGCTATCAAACATTGGGAAAACGATAAAAACGTACCTCTGGTAAATGATCGCCTGTGGCCCAGCTGATTACACTCGTATAGACGCATAAAACGTTGATGCGGGCATATGCCATAAAGTCAGTcaccctgtttttttttcaactgacATATCATTTTCGGTAAGAGACAATGTTCAAATGCTAACTATGGTCCATTTCCAGATCAGAATTCGTCTGAATAGACAGTTCGACAGCTCTCTACTTCAACCTCAGTTCAACTGGAAACGAACGAGACTGCATGTTATATCAGCCATAGAGATAAGATTAGATAAAGGGTTTAAGAACTTGCGTTAATCGCGTTATTTCTAAGCATCGTCTACGCAAATGTTGTGTATGTCTAAACGGCTGTACGCTACATGGACGACAGGATGCCGCATTGTTTTTGCGTAACGATTGTTTTGATATTGGCGCTGCCGACTTGTTTTGCGGCTGCATCCGATTGGAAAGCAAAATTTGAACAACTTGAGGAAAACTATGTGAGCCAATATCGTCTCTTATCTCAAATCATTGATTATACTAATATTTTATGTTATACCACAATCATCTAAAAGGACAAAATGAAAGCACATTTCGAAACTTTGGAGAGGAAAGTCGATCAGCTGGAAGCCAAAGTTAAGAAACAGGATTCAATTTTGGCTGTTTTGGAAAAAGGACACAGGCCTTTGAAAGATAGTGTCGATATCAACCAACATCGCCGTCACAACGCCACCCTTCGTACTTGCCACGAAATCCACGTAGCAAATCCATCGTACACCTCCGGCATGTACTGGATCGATCCAGATGGTCACGGCATTGGCGATCCACCCATCCACGTCCACTGCGACATGGTACATAAAACGAATAACGTAACAAAAGGTGCTGAAGGGTTCCAATCAGgtattccattttgtttttgtaatttGCCATAACATTTGAACTGATTACATTACAACATTTATGAATGCTGTCAAAGGTATGACATCTATATTGCACGACAGCGAGTCGAAAAAGGATATTGGGAATTGCACCGAACCTGGATGTTACTCGAGACAAATCAAACATTATGCGAGCGAACGGCAAATCGCAGCTTTGATTCAATTGTCCAGTAGCTGCACCCAAAACATTTCGGTATGTGGCTCAAAGCTCTGATTGATTAGAAAGATCGTTGGGTTCTGAAATTCACAGTTGATTGCATCAGTATCATTGTAGAAATACGCCTTTGAATTACAATGGCATCGCCTACGCCTGGTGGAATGGCAAAGACGGCCAAAAGCACGAGTTCTCCGACTGGTTAACTTCGTGTGAACAACTCTCTGGCAAAAAATACGCAATCAACGGTGTGAGCGACAACGTGTGAtcgttcaaaaaagaaatgcaataaaaattGAGGACGTGGAAAAATGTTTGCAGGTGTCATCAGAGGCGAGCGTTTGCCGATTACGCGCGTTCATTTTAGCAACCCGTTCCAAGGATCCGGCCAGTACACCGTGAGTCGGCTGCGATGTAGCGGAAAGGCAAAAGTGGAGCCGATGCCGACGTCGTGCGATGATTTGTGGCGGATGGGACACACTCTTAATGGGTTCTACTCGGTCAGAGGAGCTAAACGAATGGAAACTGTTTACTGTCAATTCGATAAACGACCCAATGAACAAGGTGTTTCTCGTCTTACGAATGATTCAAAAGTGCTAAACggtcattttgttttgaaaaggTTTCCAAAAATGGATCGGATACGTCGACGTCAAATCCCAGCCGACGTATTTCTACGTTCAGAAGAACACTACCTTCAATAGCACGAATGTTTCAATTCCATTTGAGGTTGAAAAGGTCAACGTCGGCAACGCCATGGATTTGAAAAATGGCACCTTTACAGCTCCACGTGACGGCCTTTATTTCTTCTCCTTTAGCTGTTTGACCACCGCTGGAACCACTGCAAAACCCGTTTTCGCTGCGGTAGGCCTCTTTTTGAACGCCGTACAAGTCGGGGAGGCTTGGGTACACGAGGGGACCACCACGGTCAACCGAGACAGTCCACTGACGTTTCAATCGACGCTGACATTGAAAGCGGGGGACCGTATCTGGTTGCAAATTAAAAGCTTAGGGGACACGGGCTTTCTGTATGACGACAAGAATGGTTATAATCACTTTAATGGTTTCATGTTGGACGAAGAAATTACCCGATCCCTTTGAGTTCCATTCGCAATAAACGTGTTCCAAGTGAATTGACctttaattttgaatgattaTGTGTTGGGTTTGAGTGTATGTGACTGAGCATCTGACCCAGAGTATGCGAAACGGGGTATTCATTGAGATCGTTGTGCAACGTCTTTATCACATTAAACTTGAAAATGTACGAGCTCAACTTGTGCCTAGTCAACTCCATCGTAGTTAAGTTACAAGGCACCTGATGGCTACGCAGCAGATACGATGATAAGATAAGATGAACGGATTGAAATTGCCAGTATGTACCTGCAACTGACTCATTTTCATCGGGCGTCGTTTCCACTTACACTCGTGACATCTTTTGTCTAAATCATAGTTTTCGTTGCATTTCATTCAAAGCTGCTTTTGAACAACGACTAAAGAATGTTGCATTCTTTTTCCGAGACAGTGcgatcatttcttttgattttggcGCTGTCTACTTGTTTCACGACTGCGTTTGATTTGCAAGCAAAAGTTGAGCAACTCGAGAAGAACTACGTAAACCCATATCACCTCCTTATCTCATTGATGTATTGATTTCTGATATTTTAGTTATATATTCACTACACAAAGGTAAGAATTAAAGAACATTTGGAAGCCAAAATCATGGATTTGGAGACGAAAGTTGGTCGACTGGAAGACAAAGTTAAGGAACAGGATTCACTTTTGgctgttttgaaaaatgggcACAAACCTTTGAAAGATAGTGTTGACATCAACCAACATCATCGCTACAACGCCATTCTTCGTACTTGCCACGAAATCTACGCAGCGAATCCGTCGTTCTACCCCGGTATGTACTGGATCGATCCAGACGGCCACGGCATTGGTGATCCACCATCTCCGTCCACTGCGACATGACGGGAGGATGCCATAACAAGGGTGAACGACTCTGGGTACATTTTCCGCAATATATAGAGATGATTGCATTGAATAATGTTTGCAAAGGTGTACATCATATTTTGCATGACGGCGAGTTGAAAATGGACATTGGACATTGCACCGAACCTGGATGTTACTCGAGGTCAATCAAGTATTACGCGAGCGATAGGCAAATCCAAGCGTTGATTCAATTGTCCCATGGCTGCGCACAAAACATTTTGGTATTTCGATTAAAGCTCTGATTTTGAACGATCGTTTACCTTATAAACTGGCGGTTGGTGGTGCAGTACTATTGCAAGAAATCGCCATTAACCTACAACGGGACAGCCTACGCTTGGTACGACGACAAAGACGGCAAAAAAAACGTGTTTACCAATTCGTTGACGGAGTGTGATGGACCCTCTGATAAACAACATGTGGAGAACGGTGAGAgcgatttatttatttgatttaaaaaaaaaaacaaaacgaaatgacAATTGAAATCGGTGCCAAAAATCCAGGTATCGTAACAAACAATGGTCTGCCGTTTGCGCGCTTCCATTTTAGCAATCCGCTGAACGGCTCCGGTCAACACGAAGTGACTCGGTTACGATGTCAAGGAAAGGCGAAGACGGAGGCAATGCCGACGTCGTGCGAAGATTTGTGGCGAATGGGACACACACTCAACGGAATCTACTCGGTCAGGGGAGCTAAACAAATGGAAACTGTTTTCTGCCAATTCGATAAACGACCTAATGAACAAGGTAATAGATCAATGGTCACATGTGGATTGTggcatttttatttgatgaacGTTATCGAACATTTTTGATGCACAGGTTATCAAACATTAATCGGATACGTCGATGTCAAATCTTTGCCGACATATTTCAACGTTCATAGGCTCAACAGTTTCAACTCAACGGGCGTTGCTATACCATTTGAAGTGGAATCGGTTAACGTCGGCAATGCCATGAATTTAACAACGGGAATATTCACGGCACCACGTGGTGgcatttatttcttctccTTTAACGGATTGGCCTTTAGTGCAGCTACTGAAACATGGCTTTTCCTCAGAGTAGGCCTTTTTtt from Daphnia carinata strain CSIRO-1 chromosome 6, CSIRO_AGI_Dcar_HiC_V3, whole genome shotgun sequence harbors:
- the LOC130689541 gene encoding uncharacterized protein LOC130689541 — translated: MDDRMPHCFCVTIVLILALPTCFAAASDWKAKFEQLEENYDKMKAHFETLERKVDQLEAKVKKQDSILAVLEKGHRPLKDSVDINQHRRHNATLRTCHEIHVANPSYTSGMYWIDPDGHGIGDPPIHVHCDMVHKTNNVTKGAEGFQSGMTSILHDSESKKDIGNCTEPGCYSRQIKHYASERQIAALIQLSSSCTQNISYHCRNTPLNYNGIAYAWWNGKDGQKHEFSDWLTSCEQLSGKKYAINGVIRGERLPITRVHFSNPFQGSGQYTVSRLRCSGKAKVEPMPTSCDDLWRMGHTLNGFYSVRGAKRMETVYCQFDKRPNEQGFQKWIGYVDVKSQPTYFYVQKNTTFNSTNVSIPFEVEKVNVGNAMDLKNGTFTAPRDGLYFFSFSCLTTAGTTAKPVFAAVGLFLNAVQVGEAWVHEGTTTVNRDSPLTFQSTLTLKAGDRIWLQIKSLGDTGFLYDDKNGYNHFNGFMLDEEITRSL
- the LOC130689540 gene encoding uncharacterized protein LOC130689540; translation: MLHSFSETVRSFLLILALSTCFTTAFDLQAKVEQLEKNYVRIKEHLEAKIMDLETKVGRLEDKVKEQDSLLAVLKNGHKPLKDSVDINQHHRYNAILRTCHEIYAANPSFYPGMYWIDPDGHGIGDPPSPSTAT
- the LOC130690413 gene encoding complement C1q and tumor necrosis factor-related protein 9B-like, with the protein product MPTSCEDLWRMGHTLNGIYSVRGAKQMETVFCQFDKRPNEQGYQTLIGYVDVKSLPTYFNVHRLNSFNSTGVAIPFEVESVNVGNAMNLTTGIFTAPRGGIYFFSFNGLAFSAATETWLFLRVGLFLNGKKISETWERERDITGEHYSPVTIQSTLKLKANDRIWLQIAEMRPTTTLYDDTDGYTRFTGFVLDEEFAVPN